In a single window of the Cygnus olor isolate bCygOlo1 chromosome 5, bCygOlo1.pri.v2, whole genome shotgun sequence genome:
- the TIMM10 gene encoding mitochondrial import inner membrane translocase subunit Tim10, with product MDPLRAQQLAAELEVDMMADMYSRMTQACHRKCVPPHYKDPELSKGESVCLDRCVAKYLDVHERMGKKLTELSLQDEELLKRMQQGTGTA from the exons ATGGACCCGCTGCGGGCCCAGCAGCTGGCGGCGGAGCTGGAGGTGGACATGATGGCCGACATGTACAGCCG GATGACGCAGGCGTGCCACCGCAAGTGCGTGCCCCCCCACTACAAGGACCCGGAGCTGTCGAAGGGCGAGAGCGTGTGCCTGGACCGCTGCGTAGCCAAGTACCTGGACGTCCACGAGAGGATGGGCAAGAAGCTGACAGAGCTGTCGCTGCAGGACGAGGAGCTCCTCAAGCGCATGCAGCAGGGCACGGGCACCGCCTGA
- the RTN4RL2 gene encoding reticulon-4 receptor-like 2 produces MAANEASLPPDGRRARPGGARSPPPGPGHEHPCTGQCLSARSRSRPPPPCCPPTARDLPQGGRLAALLLVVLAWVPGGAPACPALCTCYVSPPTVSCQANNFSSVPAGLPPGARRLFLQNNVIRALRAGTFGPSTVTLWLYSNNISSIQPGTFRHLPALEELDLGDNPHLRVLAPDTFHGLRRLQALHLYRCQLASLPSGIFRGLHSLQYLYLQENGLLYLQDDLFADLANLSHLFLHGNRVRALSEGVFRGLPSLDRLLLHANRLVAVHRRAFRGLSRLTILYLFNNSLAALPGDPLAALPALQFLRLNANPWACDCRARPLWAWFRRTRVSSSPVPCASPPHRRGTDLRHLRPQDFDACPEEDEEEEEEEEEEEEKDEGGGGGGAVAVVGTPGRALGRPGTLPAAPPSAFYRDGLPPHDLRGSQPRPPPPSRDSRGPPGDDVPLAAAPRLAPALLSLLALLLPDL; encoded by the exons GGGGGGcgcgcagccccccccccggtcccggccATGAGCACCCGTGCACCGGGCAGTGCCTGAGCGCCCGCTCCCGGTCCCGGCCGCCCCCACCATGCTGCCCCCCGACGGCTCGGGACCTGCCCCAAG GCGGGCGCCTGGcggccctgctgctggtggtgctggcgTGGGTGCCCGGCGGGGCACCCGCCTGCCCTGCGCTCTGCACGTGCTACGTCTCGCCGCCCACCGTCAGCTGCCAGGCCAACAACTTCTCCTCGGTGCCCGCGGGGCTCCCGCCCGGCGCCCGCCGCCTCTTCCTGCAGAACAACGTCATCAGGGCGCTGCGGGCGGGCACCTTCGGGCCCAGCACCGTCACCCTCTGGCTCTACTCCAACAACATCTCCTCCATCCAGCCGGGCACCTTCCGCCACCTGCCCGCCCTCGAGGAGCTCGACCTGGGTGACAACCCTCACCTCCGCGTCCTGGCGCCCGACACCTTCCACGGCCTCCGGCGCCTCCAGGCCCTGCACCTCTACCGGTGCCAGCTGGCCAGCCTGCCCAGCGGCATCTTCCGTGGCCTCCACAGCCTCCAGTACCTCTACCTGCAGGAGAACGGGCTGCTCTACCTCCAG GATGACCTCTTCGCCGACCTGGCCAACCTGAGCCACCTCTTCCTGCACGGGAACCGGGTGCGGGCGCTGTCGGAGGGCGTCTTTCgggggctgcccagcctggaCCGCCTGCTGCTGCACGCCAACCGCCTGGTCGCCGTGCACCGCCGCGCCTTCCGCGGCCTGTCGCGCCTCACCATCCTCTACCTGTTCAACAACAGCCtggcggcgctgcccggggACCCGCTGGCCGCCCTGCCCGCCCTGCAGTTCCTGCGCCTCAACGCCAACCCCTGGGCCTGCGACTGCCGCGCGCGCCCGCTCTGGGCCTGGTTCCGCCGCACCCGCGTCTCCAGCTCGCCCGTGCCCTGCGCCAGCCCCCCGCACCGCCGCGGCACCGACCTGCGCCACCTGCGGCCCCAAGACTTCGACGCCTGCCCcgaggaggatgaggaggaggaggaggaggaggaggaggaggaggagaaggacgaggggggtggtggtggtggtgcggTGGCCGTAGTGGGCACCCCCGGGCGGGCGCTGGGCCGCCCCGGCACCCTGCCTGCTGCGCCGCCCTCCGCCTTCTACCGCGACGGGCTGCCCCCCCATGACCTGCGGGGGTCCCAGCCCCGGCCACCCCCCCCGTCCCGTGACTCCCGTGGCCCCCCCGGGGACGACGTCCCCTTGGCTGCGGCCCCGCGCCTGGCCCCtgccctcctgtccctgctggccctgctcctgcctgacCTCTGA